One Triticum dicoccoides isolate Atlit2015 ecotype Zavitan chromosome 4B, WEW_v2.0, whole genome shotgun sequence genomic window carries:
- the LOC119291583 gene encoding uncharacterized protein LOC119291583 isoform X2 — MLDLDTEWIRKIFAASSQPPPLPPRDAAAPPPAWFLLEPLGYIADHANATSAEASSSTGHTVRVTVCAADPLGLSHVCVHCPGLTDADFSDRPTVVCSEKDLLVLSVVFIFGAYAKEGLKEYFVYRAGPGLPSLHLLPGPFPRVLTKADVALVPREDGAHFLLPVLCFTLGRWVYDLHVFSSMTWAWSVKEVEGDVSPGARAEVSHIIASKVILLGEGTVGWVDLWRGIVVRNVLEEMPVLRFIPLPPLMPGHREGPKSSPWPIRNVSCRDGLIKYVEIEKHQRHDPDERPFDDIDTLYEADCLKKPKVMGWKAMTWYRRFSCDRWSKGSVAYDKEISVDQPMHSVLLPELTDDNAGELTLKDMLASYPVSSLADHCDDVVYMLCESKSGTKKSWLITVDLKKKILVELAPFPLEGYYSPAHPSELSNYLNVAPEEEDTSEGP; from the exons ATGCTCGATTTGGACACGGAATGGATCCGCAAGATCTTCGCCGCCTCCTCCCAGCCCCCGCCGCTCCCACCCCGCGACGCCGCGGCCCCTCCGCCGGCCTGGTTCCTGCTCGAGCCGCTCGGGTACATCGCCGATCACGCGAACGCCACCTCCGCGGAGGCCTCCTCCAGCACGGGCCACACCGTCCGGGTCACGGTCTGCGCCGCCGACCCGCTGGGCCTCTCCCACGTCTGCGTCCACTGCCCAGGCCTCACCGACGCCGACTTCTCCGACCGGCCTACCGTCGTCTGCTCCGAGAAGGACCTCCTCGTCCTCTCGGTCGTCTTCATCTTCGGCGCCTACGCCAAGGAGGGCCTCAAGGAGTACTTCGTCTACAGGGCCGGGCCCGGGCTGCCGTCCCTCCACCTGCTCCCAGGCCCCTTCCCGCGCGTCCTCACCAAGGCCGACGTCGCGCTCGTGCCCCGCGAAGACGGCGCGCATTTCCTCCTGCCCGTCCTGTGCTTCACGCTCGGACGCTGGGTCTATGACCTCCATGTGTTCTCCTCCATGACCTGGGCTTGGAGCGTGAAGGAGGTGGAGGGGGACGTGTCGCCCGGTGCCAGGGCTGAGGTGTCCCACATTATAGCTTCCAAGGTGATTCTGCTCGGAGAAGGCACGGTGGGATGGGTTGATCTCTGGAGGGGGATTGTGGTCCGCAATGTGCTCGAAGAAATGCCCGTGCTGCGGTTCATCCCGCTGCCCCCGCTGATGCCTGGCCACAGGGAGGGCCCCAAGTCATCCCCGTGGCCCATTCGGAATGTCTCCTGCAGAGATGGTTTGATCAAGTATGTTGAGATAGAGAAACATCAAAGGCACGATCCTGATGAAAGGCCGTTTGATGACATTGATACACTCTACGAGGCAGACTGCTTGAAGAAGCCCAAAGTAATGGGCTGGAAGGCCATGACATGGTATAGAAGGTTCTCTTGTGACCGTTGGAGCAAGGGGTCCGTGGCTTATGATAAGGAAATCTCAGTTGACCAACCAATGCATTCAGTGTTATTGCCTGAGCTGACAGATGATAATGCCGGAGAGTTGACACTAAAGGACATGCTAGCATCTTACCCTGTCTCGAGCTTGGCAGATCATTGTGATGATGTTGTTTACATGTTGTGTGAATCAAAATCTGGCACTAAAAAGTCATGGCTGATCACCGTTGACCTGAAAAAGAAGATATTGGTCGAATTGGCACCATTTCCTCTCGAAGGATATTACAGCCCAGCCCACCCTTCTGAATTGTCCAATTATCTGAACGTAGCTCCAG AGGAAGAAGATACTTCAGAAGGACCCTGA
- the LOC119291583 gene encoding uncharacterized protein LOC119291583 isoform X1, whose protein sequence is MLDLDTEWIRKIFAASSQPPPLPPRDAAAPPPAWFLLEPLGYIADHANATSAEASSSTGHTVRVTVCAADPLGLSHVCVHCPGLTDADFSDRPTVVCSEKDLLVLSVVFIFGAYAKEGLKEYFVYRAGPGLPSLHLLPGPFPRVLTKADVALVPREDGAHFLLPVLCFTLGRWVYDLHVFSSMTWAWSVKEVEGDVSPGARAEVSHIIASKVILLGEGTVGWVDLWRGIVVRNVLEEMPVLRFIPLPPLMPGHREGPKSSPWPIRNVSCRDGLIKYVEIEKHQRHDPDERPFDDIDTLYEADCLKKPKVMGWKAMTWYRRFSCDRWSKGSVAYDKEISVDQPMHSVLLPELTDDNAGELTLKDMLASYPVSSLADHCDDVVYMLCESKSGTKKSWLITVDLKKKILVELAPFPLEGYYSPAHPSELSNYLNVAPAEEEDTSEGP, encoded by the exons ATGCTCGATTTGGACACGGAATGGATCCGCAAGATCTTCGCCGCCTCCTCCCAGCCCCCGCCGCTCCCACCCCGCGACGCCGCGGCCCCTCCGCCGGCCTGGTTCCTGCTCGAGCCGCTCGGGTACATCGCCGATCACGCGAACGCCACCTCCGCGGAGGCCTCCTCCAGCACGGGCCACACCGTCCGGGTCACGGTCTGCGCCGCCGACCCGCTGGGCCTCTCCCACGTCTGCGTCCACTGCCCAGGCCTCACCGACGCCGACTTCTCCGACCGGCCTACCGTCGTCTGCTCCGAGAAGGACCTCCTCGTCCTCTCGGTCGTCTTCATCTTCGGCGCCTACGCCAAGGAGGGCCTCAAGGAGTACTTCGTCTACAGGGCCGGGCCCGGGCTGCCGTCCCTCCACCTGCTCCCAGGCCCCTTCCCGCGCGTCCTCACCAAGGCCGACGTCGCGCTCGTGCCCCGCGAAGACGGCGCGCATTTCCTCCTGCCCGTCCTGTGCTTCACGCTCGGACGCTGGGTCTATGACCTCCATGTGTTCTCCTCCATGACCTGGGCTTGGAGCGTGAAGGAGGTGGAGGGGGACGTGTCGCCCGGTGCCAGGGCTGAGGTGTCCCACATTATAGCTTCCAAGGTGATTCTGCTCGGAGAAGGCACGGTGGGATGGGTTGATCTCTGGAGGGGGATTGTGGTCCGCAATGTGCTCGAAGAAATGCCCGTGCTGCGGTTCATCCCGCTGCCCCCGCTGATGCCTGGCCACAGGGAGGGCCCCAAGTCATCCCCGTGGCCCATTCGGAATGTCTCCTGCAGAGATGGTTTGATCAAGTATGTTGAGATAGAGAAACATCAAAGGCACGATCCTGATGAAAGGCCGTTTGATGACATTGATACACTCTACGAGGCAGACTGCTTGAAGAAGCCCAAAGTAATGGGCTGGAAGGCCATGACATGGTATAGAAGGTTCTCTTGTGACCGTTGGAGCAAGGGGTCCGTGGCTTATGATAAGGAAATCTCAGTTGACCAACCAATGCATTCAGTGTTATTGCCTGAGCTGACAGATGATAATGCCGGAGAGTTGACACTAAAGGACATGCTAGCATCTTACCCTGTCTCGAGCTTGGCAGATCATTGTGATGATGTTGTTTACATGTTGTGTGAATCAAAATCTGGCACTAAAAAGTCATGGCTGATCACCGTTGACCTGAAAAAGAAGATATTGGTCGAATTGGCACCATTTCCTCTCGAAGGATATTACAGCCCAGCCCACCCTTCTGAATTGTCCAATTATCTGAACGTAGCTCCAG CAGAGGAAGAAGATACTTCAGAAGGACCCTGA